The following are from one region of the Achromobacter xylosoxidans genome:
- a CDS encoding AzlC family ABC transporter permease gives MSSESALPESEDPVAVRQERIAAFRAGVHAIVPALIATATWGLVTGVAMVKSGLTETMALAMTLLLYAGSAQLTSLPLIATGAPLWLIFAAGCVVNLRFLIFGAALHPYFRHLSWPKRLGLGYFTTDMGFVLFMPRFGDAAVRGTREQLWFFLGAIAPGWFVWQTSSIVGIYLGSMVPTDWSLDFAAVLALLAITVPLANTKPMLISMLAAGVVAWTGQVLPLRLGLAAAVVAGVVAGIWAERYFKARA, from the coding sequence TTGTCCTCTGAATCCGCGCTTCCTGAATCCGAAGACCCCGTCGCGGTCCGCCAGGAGCGTATCGCTGCATTCCGGGCTGGCGTGCACGCCATCGTGCCCGCCCTGATCGCCACCGCCACTTGGGGGCTGGTCACCGGCGTGGCCATGGTCAAGTCGGGCTTGACCGAGACCATGGCGCTGGCCATGACCCTGCTGCTTTACGCGGGTTCCGCCCAGCTGACCTCCCTGCCGCTCATCGCCACCGGCGCGCCGCTCTGGCTGATCTTCGCCGCCGGTTGCGTGGTGAACCTGCGTTTCCTCATTTTCGGCGCGGCGCTGCATCCCTATTTCCGCCACCTGTCCTGGCCCAAGCGCCTCGGGTTGGGGTATTTCACGACCGACATGGGCTTCGTGCTGTTCATGCCGCGCTTTGGCGATGCGGCCGTGCGCGGCACCCGCGAGCAGCTCTGGTTCTTCCTGGGCGCCATCGCGCCCGGCTGGTTCGTCTGGCAGACCTCGTCCATTGTCGGCATCTACCTGGGCTCCATGGTGCCCACGGACTGGTCGCTGGACTTTGCCGCGGTGCTGGCGCTGCTGGCCATCACGGTGCCGCTGGCCAACACCAAGCCCATGCTGATTTCCATGCTGGCTGCCGGCGTGGTCGCCTGGACCGGGCAGGTCCTGCCGCTGCGCCTGGGCCTGGCCGCCGCCGTGGTGGCGGGCGTGGTCGCCGGCATTTGGGCCGAACGCTACTTCAAGGCCCGCGCATGA
- a CDS encoding DEAD/DEAH box helicase, producing the protein MTESTQSVAPAADAPAPTFTDFGLHPLLLQSIAETGYTTPTPIQAQAIPVVVEGRDVMGAAQTGTGKTAAFTLPILHRLMPLANTSASPARHPVRALILTPTRELADQVYESVKRYSKQTPLRSAVVFGGVDIGPQKEALRRGCEVLVATPGRLLDHVEQKNVNLSQVGILVLDEADRMLDMGFLPDLERIIRLLPAQRQGLLFSATFSNEIRKLGRSYLNQPVEIEVAARNATANTITQIAYKMPSDAKRAAVVHLVKSRGLNQVIVFSNTKIGTARLARDLERDGVKAESIHGDKTQADRMKALEAFKAGELEVLVATDVAARGLDVAGVPCVINYDLPYNAEDYVHRIGRTGRAGASGEAIALFTPDEERFLLDIEKLIKREVPRGTLDVPADLVARSHRRSDERRGSSSREGREGREGREGRDSRGDRGRSSDRRSSYSSGAPRQPVDDFFLKPYEPSAPSAPAEEPAPRNNGASSGPKRQIAVLLGGSRKP; encoded by the coding sequence ATGACTGAATCCACTCAATCCGTAGCACCTGCCGCTGACGCACCCGCGCCGACGTTCACCGATTTCGGGCTGCACCCTCTGCTGCTGCAGTCCATCGCCGAAACCGGCTACACCACGCCCACGCCGATCCAGGCCCAGGCCATTCCCGTCGTGGTGGAAGGGCGCGATGTCATGGGCGCCGCGCAGACCGGCACCGGCAAGACGGCCGCCTTCACGCTGCCCATCCTGCACCGCTTGATGCCCTTGGCCAACACCAGCGCATCGCCCGCGCGCCATCCGGTGCGCGCGCTGATCCTGACGCCCACGCGCGAACTGGCCGACCAGGTCTACGAAAGCGTCAAGCGCTACAGCAAGCAGACGCCGCTGCGTTCGGCAGTTGTTTTCGGTGGCGTGGATATCGGTCCGCAGAAGGAAGCCCTGCGCCGCGGTTGCGAAGTGCTGGTGGCCACGCCCGGCCGCCTGCTCGACCACGTCGAGCAAAAGAACGTGAACCTGAGCCAGGTCGGCATCCTGGTGCTGGACGAAGCCGACCGCATGCTGGACATGGGCTTCCTGCCCGACCTGGAGCGCATCATCCGCCTGCTGCCCGCGCAGCGCCAGGGCCTGCTGTTCTCCGCCACGTTCAGCAATGAAATCCGCAAGCTGGGCCGCTCGTACCTGAATCAACCGGTCGAAATCGAAGTCGCGGCGCGCAACGCCACCGCCAACACGATCACCCAGATCGCCTACAAGATGCCCAGCGACGCCAAGCGCGCCGCGGTCGTGCATCTGGTGAAGTCGCGCGGCCTGAACCAGGTCATCGTGTTCTCCAACACCAAGATCGGCACGGCGCGGCTGGCCCGCGACCTGGAGCGCGACGGCGTCAAGGCCGAATCCATCCACGGCGACAAGACCCAGGCCGACCGCATGAAGGCGCTGGAAGCCTTCAAGGCCGGCGAACTGGAAGTGCTGGTGGCCACCGACGTGGCCGCGCGCGGCCTGGACGTGGCCGGCGTGCCTTGCGTCATCAACTACGACCTGCCGTACAACGCCGAAGACTACGTGCACCGTATCGGCCGCACCGGCCGCGCCGGCGCATCGGGCGAGGCCATCGCCTTGTTCACGCCCGACGAAGAGCGTTTCCTGCTCGACATCGAAAAACTCATCAAGCGCGAAGTGCCGCGCGGCACGCTGGATGTTCCGGCCGATCTGGTCGCCCGCAGCCACCGCCGCAGCGACGAGCGCCGCGGTTCGTCGTCGCGTGAAGGCCGTGAAGGCCGCGAGGGTCGTGAAGGCCGTGACAGCCGCGGTGACCGCGGCCGCTCGTCCGACCGTCGTTCCAGCTATTCGTCCGGCGCGCCGCGCCAGCCCGTGGATGATTTCTTCCTGAAGCCCTACGAGCCCTCGGCGCCGTCCGCGCCCGCCGAAGAGCCGGCGCCCAGGAACAATGGCGCATCCTCCGGGCCGAAACGCCAGATCGCCGTCCTGCTGGGCGGCAGCCGCAAGCCCTGA
- a CDS encoding zinc-finger domain-containing protein, producing MTAAAPAAVPHPHEVIEVGADDLPVFCPGPKAPLWSMHPRVFLDVARTGSASCAYCGAEYRLKPGTVLHGHGH from the coding sequence ATGACCGCTGCTGCTCCGGCCGCCGTCCCCCACCCCCACGAAGTCATCGAGGTCGGCGCCGACGACCTGCCCGTGTTCTGTCCGGGCCCCAAGGCGCCGCTCTGGAGCATGCATCCGCGCGTGTTCCTGGACGTGGCCCGCACCGGCTCCGCCAGCTGCGCCTACTGTGGCGCCGAGTACCGCTTGAAGCCCGGCACCGTATTGCACGGCCACGGGCACTGA
- a CDS encoding YheT family hydrolase, translating to MAAARLDTTPCPVPSWLPGGDSQTVYAALFAQYHRIAFVRERVDTPDTDFVDFDWTGPGLFPHKSADGAPVSGQRPVANGKTAAARWMTDADWKSLPHTPDTPALILFHGLEGGSNSRYAQSIAHHFRARGWIVVIAHFRGCSGVPNRLARAYYSGDSAEVGFMLNTVRQRIPHARWHAVGVSLGGNALLKYLGEHQEDTGWLTACAGVSVPLDLVACGKTLSTGVFNRRVYTAHFLKTLKHKVLEKAHRYPGAVDVMRIAHAHDLREFDDTYTAPMHGFRNALDYWTRASSKPWLPKISVPTLVLNARNDPFVPAASLPTPEECSSTVLLHQPTDGGHAGFPTGSFPAHLNWLPQRLGRFFETGQ from the coding sequence TTGGCCGCTGCTCGTCTTGATACAACGCCCTGCCCCGTCCCCTCCTGGTTGCCCGGAGGCGACAGCCAGACGGTTTACGCCGCCCTGTTCGCGCAGTATCACCGCATCGCATTCGTGCGCGAACGGGTAGACACGCCCGACACCGATTTCGTCGACTTCGATTGGACCGGTCCGGGCCTGTTCCCGCACAAGTCCGCCGACGGCGCGCCCGTCAGCGGTCAGCGTCCGGTCGCCAATGGCAAGACCGCCGCGGCCCGGTGGATGACGGATGCGGACTGGAAGTCCCTGCCGCATACGCCCGATACGCCGGCCCTGATCCTGTTCCACGGCCTGGAAGGCGGCAGCAACAGCCGCTATGCGCAGTCCATCGCGCATCACTTCCGTGCGCGCGGCTGGATCGTGGTGATCGCGCATTTCCGCGGCTGTTCGGGCGTGCCCAACCGCCTGGCGCGCGCCTACTACTCGGGCGATTCGGCCGAGGTCGGCTTCATGCTGAATACCGTGCGCCAGCGCATTCCACATGCGCGCTGGCATGCGGTCGGCGTATCGCTGGGGGGCAACGCCCTGCTCAAGTACCTGGGCGAACACCAGGAGGACACCGGCTGGCTGACGGCCTGCGCGGGCGTGTCCGTGCCGCTGGACCTGGTGGCCTGCGGCAAGACGCTGTCCACCGGCGTGTTCAACCGCAGGGTCTACACCGCCCACTTCCTGAAGACGCTCAAGCACAAGGTGCTGGAGAAGGCGCACCGCTATCCCGGCGCCGTGGACGTCATGCGCATCGCCCATGCGCATGATCTGCGCGAGTTCGACGACACCTACACCGCGCCCATGCACGGTTTTCGCAATGCGCTGGATTACTGGACGCGGGCGTCCAGCAAGCCCTGGCTGCCGAAGATATCCGTGCCGACACTGGTGCTCAATGCCCGCAACGATCCCTTCGTGCCGGCAGCCTCGCTGCCGACGCCCGAGGAATGCTCGTCCACCGTCCTGCTGCATCAGCCCACGGATGGGGGACATGCCGGTTTTCCGACCGGCAGCTTCCCCGCCCACCTGAACTGGCTGCCGCAGCGGCTGGGACGCTTCTTCGAAACTGGCCAGTAG
- a CDS encoding EI24 domain-containing protein, with protein sequence MTALRTDSATPDNGRFSAAGAGAVSVGQAFKRALVSQCHPSMLFAVLLPFLIALVGALLLLYLFWTPLNEWLAAEAARWDFVNRAEDWMLAMGLFSLKVYMIPVIAVAILLPVSGILGLAIAAVFVMPLVLNHVGKREYVSVTRQGKHATAVSVWNAIWVSLAFAAGWLLTLPLWLVPPMAIALSIFWWAFAFSRMMRVDAIVEHASPAERKLILERNNGGFWTIGLICSLLNLLPPAWVILPVFSALVYAHYGLEALKRLREDRVIDV encoded by the coding sequence ATGACTGCTTTGCGCACTGATTCCGCCACGCCCGACAACGGCCGATTTTCCGCTGCCGGGGCCGGCGCCGTCAGCGTCGGCCAGGCGTTCAAGCGCGCCCTGGTGTCCCAATGCCATCCCTCCATGCTGTTCGCGGTGCTGCTGCCGTTTCTGATCGCGCTGGTGGGGGCCCTGTTGCTGCTATACCTGTTCTGGACGCCGCTCAACGAATGGCTGGCGGCCGAGGCGGCGCGCTGGGACTTCGTCAACCGGGCCGAGGACTGGATGCTGGCGATGGGGCTGTTCTCGCTCAAGGTCTACATGATCCCCGTGATCGCGGTGGCCATTCTGTTGCCGGTATCGGGCATCCTGGGCCTGGCGATTGCCGCCGTGTTCGTGATGCCGCTGGTGCTGAACCACGTCGGCAAGCGTGAATATGTGAGCGTCACGCGGCAAGGCAAGCACGCGACCGCGGTCAGCGTGTGGAACGCGATCTGGGTATCGCTGGCCTTTGCCGCGGGCTGGCTGCTGACGCTGCCGCTGTGGCTGGTGCCGCCCATGGCCATCGCGTTGTCGATCTTCTGGTGGGCGTTCGCGTTTTCGCGCATGATGCGCGTGGACGCCATCGTCGAACACGCCAGCCCCGCCGAGCGCAAGCTCATCCTGGAACGCAACAACGGCGGCTTCTGGACCATAGGCCTGATCTGCTCGCTGTTGAACTTGTTGCCGCCCGCGTGGGTCATCCTGCCGGTGTTCTCGGCCCTGGTCTACGCCCACTACGGTCTGGAAGCGCTCAAGCGCTTGCGCGAGGACCGTGTCATCGACGTCTGA
- a CDS encoding branched-chain amino acid transaminase: MSMADRDGFIWYDGKLVPWRDATTHVLTHSLHYGLSVFEGVRAYRSEIGTAIFRLEDHTNRLFNSAHIYQIPMPFDRDTINEAQRTVVRENQLEAGYLRPLVFYGPEKMGVSPKGARVHVAIAAWPWGAYLGEEALSAGIRVKVSSFARQHVNVTMPRAKVATTYANSILANTEALQDGYDEALLLDTEGFVAEGSGENLFIIKDGVLCEPEIASALTGITRSTIHALAADLGLRVVTKRLTRDDVYIADEAFFTGTAAEVTPIREVDNRQIGSGQRGPITERLQKAFFDVVNGRNPKYHHWLSKV, translated from the coding sequence ATGTCGATGGCAGACCGCGACGGCTTCATCTGGTATGACGGCAAGCTCGTACCGTGGCGAGACGCGACCACGCACGTCCTGACGCACTCCCTGCATTACGGCCTGTCGGTATTCGAAGGCGTGCGCGCCTACCGCTCCGAGATCGGCACAGCCATCTTCCGCCTCGAAGACCATACCAACCGCCTCTTCAATTCGGCGCACATCTACCAAATCCCCATGCCCTTCGATCGCGACACGATCAACGAGGCGCAGCGGACGGTCGTGCGCGAGAACCAGCTGGAAGCCGGCTACCTGCGCCCGCTGGTGTTCTACGGCCCCGAAAAAATGGGCGTCTCGCCCAAGGGTGCCCGGGTGCACGTGGCCATCGCGGCCTGGCCCTGGGGCGCCTATCTGGGCGAAGAGGCGCTGTCCGCGGGCATCCGCGTCAAAGTGTCGTCATTCGCGCGGCAGCACGTGAACGTCACGATGCCGCGCGCCAAGGTGGCAACTACCTACGCCAATTCGATCCTGGCCAATACCGAGGCCCTGCAGGACGGCTACGACGAAGCCCTGCTGCTGGACACGGAAGGCTTCGTGGCCGAGGGTTCCGGCGAAAACCTCTTCATCATCAAGGACGGCGTGCTCTGCGAGCCTGAGATCGCCTCCGCCCTGACTGGCATTACCCGCTCCACCATCCATGCGCTGGCCGCCGACCTGGGCCTGCGCGTAGTGACCAAGCGCCTGACGCGCGACGACGTCTACATCGCCGACGAGGCGTTCTTCACCGGCACGGCCGCCGAAGTGACGCCCATCCGCGAAGTGGACAACCGCCAGATCGGCTCCGGCCAGCGCGGCCCGATCACGGAGAGGCTGCAGAAAGCATTTTTTGACGTGGTGAATGGCCGCAACCCGAAGTACCATCACTGGCTGAGTAAAGTCTGA
- a CDS encoding tripartite tricarboxylate transporter substrate binding protein BugD, whose translation MTLIPRTLSALLAASAMLAAGAAQAEYPDRPINMVVPFAAGGPTDNVARSLAEAMRPSLGQTVVVENKGGAGGTIGTTQVARAQPDGYSVLLMHAGFSTAPSLYKNPGYDPYKSFEPIGLVVDVPMTIIARSDFPPNNIKELAEYVKQNKDKVSLANAGIGAASHLCGTMLVEALGVQLLTIPYKGTAPAMNDLLGKQVDLLCDQTTNTTQQIDSGKVKAYAVTSLKRVPTLPNLPTMDESGYKGFEVGIWHGMWVPKGTPKPVVDKLVKSLQAGLADPKFQERMKQLGATVLTAEANPQALEAKVKQQVPQWGELFKKAGVEQQ comes from the coding sequence ATGACCCTCATCCCCCGCACGCTTTCGGCCTTGCTCGCGGCCAGCGCCATGCTCGCAGCCGGCGCCGCCCAAGCCGAATACCCGGATCGCCCCATCAACATGGTGGTGCCGTTCGCCGCCGGCGGCCCGACGGACAACGTCGCGCGTTCGCTCGCGGAAGCCATGCGGCCGAGTCTGGGCCAGACGGTCGTGGTCGAGAACAAGGGCGGCGCCGGTGGCACCATCGGCACGACCCAGGTGGCGCGCGCCCAGCCTGACGGCTACTCCGTCCTGCTGATGCACGCCGGCTTCTCGACGGCGCCCTCGCTGTACAAGAATCCGGGGTACGACCCCTACAAGAGCTTCGAACCCATCGGCCTGGTGGTCGACGTGCCGATGACCATCATCGCGCGTTCGGACTTCCCGCCCAACAACATCAAGGAACTGGCCGAGTACGTCAAACAGAACAAGGACAAGGTGTCCCTGGCCAACGCCGGCATCGGCGCCGCCAGCCATCTGTGCGGCACCATGCTGGTCGAGGCCCTGGGCGTACAGCTGCTGACCATCCCCTACAAGGGCACCGCGCCCGCCATGAACGACCTGCTGGGCAAGCAGGTGGACCTGCTCTGCGACCAGACCACCAACACCACCCAGCAGATCGACAGCGGCAAGGTGAAGGCCTACGCCGTCACCAGCCTGAAGCGCGTCCCCACGCTGCCGAACCTGCCGACCATGGACGAATCCGGCTACAAGGGCTTCGAAGTGGGCATCTGGCATGGCATGTGGGTGCCGAAGGGCACGCCCAAGCCCGTCGTGGACAAGCTGGTCAAGAGCCTGCAGGCCGGCCTGGCCGATCCCAAGTTCCAGGAACGCATGAAGCAGCTGGGCGCGACGGTGCTGACGGCCGAAGCGAACCCGCAAGCCCTGGAAGCCAAGGTCAAGCAGCAAGTCCCGCAGTGGGGCGAACTGTTCAAGAAGGCTGGCGTCGAACAGCAGTAA
- a CDS encoding IclR family transcriptional regulator encodes MSRLPTTRNALDAETEGASHPIAIQVIERAMRLLDALAAQPDPVTLKELSATTGLHASTAHRILNDLVVGRYVERVDNGLYQLGMRLLELGSLVKGRLNVREAAISAMRSLHKLTGQTINLSVQQGDEIVYIERAWSERSGMQVVRAIGGRAPLHLTSTGKLFLSTADARQVRAYALRTGLAGHTRNSLTDLDRLERELALVRRHGYARDNEELELGVRCIAAGIFDDTGKLVAGLSISAPAERLQDDWIKALVDTAASISEALGYEPSVSTGFNGLGMAAEALRP; translated from the coding sequence ATGTCCCGTCTCCCCACTACCCGCAATGCCCTGGACGCCGAGACCGAAGGCGCCTCCCATCCCATCGCCATCCAGGTGATCGAGCGCGCCATGCGCCTGCTCGACGCCCTGGCTGCGCAGCCGGATCCGGTAACGCTGAAAGAACTGTCCGCGACCACCGGCCTGCATGCGTCCACCGCGCATCGCATCCTGAACGACCTGGTCGTGGGCCGCTACGTCGAACGCGTCGACAACGGCCTGTATCAGCTGGGCATGCGCCTGCTGGAGCTGGGTTCGCTGGTCAAGGGGCGCCTGAACGTGCGCGAGGCGGCCATTTCCGCCATGCGTTCGCTGCACAAGCTGACCGGGCAGACCATCAACCTGTCGGTCCAGCAGGGCGACGAGATCGTCTACATCGAGCGCGCCTGGAGCGAACGCTCCGGCATGCAGGTGGTCCGCGCCATCGGCGGTCGCGCGCCTTTGCACCTGACCTCCACCGGCAAGCTGTTCCTGTCCACCGCCGATGCGCGCCAGGTGCGGGCCTACGCGCTGCGCACCGGCCTGGCCGGCCACACGCGCAACAGCCTGACCGACCTGGACCGCCTGGAGCGTGAACTGGCGCTGGTGCGGCGCCATGGTTATGCGCGCGACAACGAAGAACTGGAACTCGGCGTGCGCTGCATCGCCGCGGGCATTTTCGACGACACCGGCAAGCTGGTCGCCGGCCTGTCCATTTCGGCCCCCGCCGAACGCCTGCAGGACGACTGGATCAAGGCGCTGGTCGATACCGCCGCCAGCATCTCGGAAGCGCTGGGCTACGAGCCCTCCGTTTCGACCGGCTTCAACGGCCTGGGCATGGCCGCGGAAGCTCTGCGCCCGTAA
- a CDS encoding YybH family protein, producing MFATPEEAEHAFYEALDQADVVRLMQVWADDEEVVCIHPGGLRIVGHSAVHDSWQQVLANGPLHVRPLRPLVMLSMMCAVHVLVEQVAVQTREGTQFANCYATNIYHKGPTGWRMVMHHASPAPTEAGVLDLHDVPDMLH from the coding sequence ATGTTCGCCACGCCCGAAGAAGCAGAGCACGCGTTCTACGAAGCCCTCGACCAGGCGGACGTCGTACGCCTGATGCAAGTGTGGGCAGACGACGAGGAAGTCGTCTGCATCCATCCGGGGGGCCTGCGCATCGTCGGCCACTCGGCGGTGCACGATTCCTGGCAGCAGGTGCTGGCCAACGGCCCCCTGCATGTGCGTCCGTTGCGTCCGCTGGTCATGCTCAGCATGATGTGCGCGGTGCACGTGCTGGTGGAACAGGTGGCGGTGCAAACGCGGGAAGGCACGCAATTCGCCAATTGCTACGCCACCAACATCTACCACAAGGGGCCCACCGGCTGGCGCATGGTCATGCACCATGCCTCGCCGGCGCCCACGGAAGCCGGGGTGCTCGACTTGCACGACGTACCCGACATGCTGCACTGA
- a CDS encoding competence/damage-inducible protein A, with product MAAESAARRIGLIIVGDEILSGRRQDKHFSKVVELLGARGMQLGWAEIVPDDRDTLIATYKRSFATGDVVFSCGGIGGTPDDHTRQAAAAALGLPLALHPEAEEAIALRTAEMAAKGQGTADMSAPENQQRLQMGVFPEGCEIVPNPYNRIPGFYIKDHTFVPGFPVMAWPMLEWTLDTRYRALQHVHAHAEHSFLVFSMPESRITPAMQTVETRWPGVRAFSLPSVGEAGGTPHIDLGVKGEPAAAAEALEYLRAEVLRLGGKLAPPPAA from the coding sequence ATGGCCGCAGAATCCGCCGCCCGCCGCATTGGCCTCATCATCGTAGGGGACGAAATCCTCTCGGGCCGCCGTCAGGACAAGCATTTTTCCAAGGTCGTCGAGCTTCTGGGCGCGCGCGGCATGCAGCTGGGCTGGGCCGAAATCGTGCCCGACGACCGCGACACCCTCATCGCCACCTACAAGCGCAGCTTTGCCACCGGCGACGTGGTGTTTTCCTGTGGCGGCATCGGCGGCACGCCCGACGATCACACGCGCCAGGCCGCCGCAGCCGCGCTGGGCCTGCCGCTGGCGCTGCACCCGGAGGCCGAAGAGGCCATCGCGCTGCGCACGGCCGAGATGGCCGCAAAAGGGCAGGGCACGGCCGACATGAGCGCGCCGGAAAACCAGCAGCGGCTGCAGATGGGCGTGTTTCCGGAAGGCTGCGAGATCGTCCCGAACCCCTACAACCGCATTCCCGGCTTCTACATCAAGGACCACACCTTCGTGCCGGGCTTTCCCGTCATGGCCTGGCCCATGCTGGAATGGACGCTGGACACGCGTTATCGTGCACTGCAGCATGTGCACGCCCACGCGGAGCATTCCTTCCTGGTCTTCAGCATGCCCGAATCGCGCATCACGCCGGCCATGCAGACCGTAGAAACGCGCTGGCCGGGCGTGCGCGCGTTCAGCCTGCCCAGCGTGGGCGAGGCCGGCGGCACCCCCCACATCGACCTGGGCGTGAAGGGCGAACCGGCCGCAGCGGCCGAAGCACTGGAGTATTTGCGGGCCGAGGTGCTGCGTCTGGGCGGCAAGCTGGCGCCCCCGCCAGCAGCATGA
- a CDS encoding AzlD domain-containing protein, translated as MTLWPAEIYVYSAILLLALCSVLTRAGFMLFGDYIPLPEGVRRALRYAPAAALTAIIVPDLLPWKAGLGPVFDYKLVAGVLAILVFLRTRSAVLVIIVGMLALWGLRWLAG; from the coding sequence ATGACCCTCTGGCCCGCCGAGATCTACGTCTATTCCGCCATTCTGCTGTTGGCGCTGTGCAGCGTGCTGACGCGCGCCGGCTTCATGCTGTTCGGCGATTACATCCCCCTGCCGGAAGGCGTGCGCCGCGCCTTGCGCTACGCGCCCGCCGCCGCCCTGACCGCCATCATCGTGCCCGACCTGCTGCCGTGGAAGGCCGGCCTGGGGCCGGTGTTCGACTACAAGCTGGTCGCGGGCGTGCTCGCCATCCTGGTATTCCTGCGCACCCGCAGCGCGGTGCTGGTCATCATCGTCGGCATGCTGGCGCTCTGGGGCCTGCGCTGGCTGGCCGGCTGA
- a CDS encoding thioredoxin family protein: MSLLVPDTDLATLRARLGSSPDAWLVACFCAAWCDTCEQYKPKLQALAQAMPRHVFAWIDIEDHAELLGDEDVENFPTLLVQIGSRVVFYGPMLPHIGHLERLLESLNENSPAVATALPDLPRLLAA; encoded by the coding sequence ATGTCCCTACTTGTACCCGATACCGACCTGGCCACGCTGCGCGCGCGGTTGGGCTCATCGCCCGACGCCTGGCTGGTGGCCTGCTTCTGCGCGGCCTGGTGCGACACCTGCGAGCAATACAAGCCCAAGCTGCAAGCGCTGGCCCAGGCCATGCCGCGGCATGTCTTCGCCTGGATCGACATCGAGGACCACGCCGAACTGCTGGGCGACGAAGACGTGGAGAATTTCCCCACGCTGCTGGTGCAGATCGGATCGCGGGTGGTGTTCTACGGCCCCATGCTGCCGCACATCGGCCACCTGGAACGCCTGCTCGAAAGCCTGAATGAAAACAGCCCTGCGGTCGCCACCGCGTTGCCGGACCTGCCGCGCCTGCTGGCGGCCTGA